The following are encoded together in the Lactuca sativa cultivar Salinas chromosome 1, Lsat_Salinas_v11, whole genome shotgun sequence genome:
- the LOC111915875 gene encoding non-specific lipid-transfer protein Lac s 1-like — MARMITMVLCVVATCMVVAAPYAEADISCRQVIKILSPCIDYLTEGGGVSTVCCNGVRVLNNTANTTCDRQMACRCLKSASAENSGINPINAASLPHKCHVNIPYKISPSTNCTEVQ; from the exons ATGGCGAGGATGATAACGATGGTCTTATGTGTAGTGGCGACTTGCATGGTGGTGGCGGCACCCTATGCAGAGGCTGATATTTCCTGTCGTCAGGTGATAAAGATCTTATCTCCATGCATTGACTACCTAACAGAAGGTGGTGGTGTGTCAACGGTATGTTGCAATGGAGTTAGGGTACTCAATAACACTGCAAATACAACCTGTGATCGTCAGATGGCTTGTCGCTGTTTAAAGAGTGCTTCTGCGGAAAATTCCGGAATCAATCCTATCAATGCTGCAAGCCTCCCCCACAAGTGTCATGTCAACATCCCTTACAAGATCAGTCCTAGCACTAATTGCACCGA GGTGCAGTAG